A stretch of DNA from Longimicrobiaceae bacterium:
GGATGGAGGCGCGGGAGCTGGGCCTGGTCCTCGTCGCCACGTCCACGCCGGACCACCTGACGCCGCCCACCGCGTGCGAGCTGCAAGCCACGCTGGGGGCCGGGCGCGCCGCCTGCTTCGACATCGAAGCGGGCTTCGCGGGCTGGGTCTACGCGCTGATCACGGCCGATGCCCTGCTCCGCGCGGGCCTCGCCGGCCACGCGCTCGTCGTGGGAGTCGAGAAGCTGTCCACGGTCACGGACCGTTCCGACCCGGCGACGGGGCCGCTGTTCGGCGACGGTGCGGGCGCGGTGGTGCTGTCGCGCGGGGCGGGGCTGCTGGCGGTGCGCTCCACGTCGTGGTGGGCCGACGGGCGCCTGGCGGACGCCCTGGTGCGGCCCGCGGGGGGCGCGCTCCAGCCGTTCGACCGGCGGGTGCTGGAGGAGCGCAGCCACCTGCTGCGGATGGAGGGCACGCGGCTGTTCAAGGCATCCGTGCGCACGATGGCGGCGCAGGCCGCAGCGGCGCTGGAGGGCGCCGGGATCTCCGTCGCCGACCTGGGGCTCGTCGTCCCGCACCAGGCCAACCTGCGCATCATCGAGAGCCTGGGCCGCGAGATGGACCTGCCGCCCGGGCTCGCCTTCGTCAACATCGGCCGCTACGGCAACACCGGCGCGGCCACCATCCCCCTCGCCTTCGACGAAGCCGTCCGCGCGGGCCGCACGGCGGACGGGCGCCCCACGCTGCTCGTCAGCTTCGGCGCGGGCGCCACGGCAGGCGCGGTGGTGCTGGGAGATGCGCGGCCTGGAATGCCGTAGCGCGCATCGAGAAGACGAAATGCGGGAGAATCGGTGCGGCCTGTATCGCCCTGGCGGCTAAAGCCGCGGGCTACGACGGCACGAAGCCCACCGCCGTGGGCTGCTACCGATGGTCGAATCGCTTCGGTGAGACTCCGCGAAGGCAAGTCGATCTACCCGAATTCCGTATAAGACGGGAGATGCGCAGCCAGCCGCGCATCTCCCGTCTTTCACACCGCGCCGGACGCCGCGCCGGACGCCGGCGCTACCGCCCGCGCATCTGGGCCGCGGCCTGGCGCTCGAACTCGCCGACGTCTTCGAAGTAGCGGCGGGCGATGGGCGGGTGCGCGGGGTTGGTGTAGATCTCCGCCACCGGGTTCGCGATCACGCCGGCGATGATCTCTGCGACCTCCTCGGGCGTCTGCGGCTGCATGGCGCCGTGCGGGGGCGGGGGCGGCCCGCCGGGTGACGCGCCCACCGCGTTCGCGGCGAACTCGGTGGTGACGATGCCGGGCATCACCAGCGTGACGTGGATGCCGGGGTGCCTGGCTGCCAAGTCCACCCGCAGGTTGGCGGTGAGCGCGTTCAGCGCCGCCTTCGCCGCGTTGTACGCGGAGCGGATGGTGGCGACGGGCACGCGCCCCAGGAACGACGACACGTTCACCAGCTGCCCCGCCCCGCGCTCCACGAAGTGCGGCACGATGGCCTGCATGCCGTATAGCGCGGACTTCACGTTGACCTCCATCATCCGGTCCACGTCGTCGTCCGTCAGCTCCAGCACGGAGCGGCTGATGCCCTGCCCCGCGTTGTTGACCCACACGTCCACGCCGCCGAACGCCTCGATGGCGCGGTCGCGCAGCCGCTCCACGTCCGCGCGCTTGGTCACGTCCGTCGGGACGGCGAGGACGCCGGCCGCGCCCGCATCGCGCACCTCGCCGGCCACGCGCTCCAGCTCCGCCTCGCGGCGGGCGGCCAGGACCACGCGGTGCCCCTGGCCGCCCAGGTGCCGCGCGAGCGCCGCCCCGATCCCGCCGCTCGCGCCCGTAATCACCACCACCTTGCTCGCATCCGCCATCGCTCGTCTCTCCCGTCAGGTCGTCGTTGCCCACCTCGCGCCGCCACACCGCATCCCCCGCGCCGCAGTGCGCACTCGAGGGCGCTCGTCTACCCGCGAGGAGGTGGAGCACGATCTGGATCGGAGGCCAGATGTCCGGTAGCTGCGAGTGATCGAATAATGTGACGCATTCAGTTCGATTGATCCGTGTTGGGAAGAGATGACGGCGCTGCTCATCCTCTTCGTCCGGCCGACCCTTTCTGAACTCAGATCGGCATCATCAGGGATGACACGGGACACGGAATCGGTCTGGAAAGGTGTTGACAGATACCTTCTCCGGATGTCATCCTCAGCCGTACTCGCGGATTCGCATCCGCCACGGCCATCTCGCACCGGAGACACGCATGAAGAAGCTGAAGCTGGACATGGAGACGCTGGACGTCACCTCGTTCGAGACCACGAAGGAAGGCGAGAGCCTGCGCGGCACCGTGCAGGGCCAGTACTACACGCCGGACGTTCTGAAGGACTTCGCGAAGTCG
This window harbors:
- a CDS encoding SDR family NAD(P)-dependent oxidoreductase; its protein translation is MADASKVVVITGASGGIGAALARHLGGQGHRVVLAARREAELERVAGEVRDAGAAGVLAVPTDVTKRADVERLRDRAIEAFGGVDVWVNNAGQGISRSVLELTDDDVDRMMEVNVKSALYGMQAIVPHFVERGAGQLVNVSSFLGRVPVATIRSAYNAAKAALNALTANLRVDLAARHPGIHVTLVMPGIVTTEFAANAVGASPGGPPPPPHGAMQPQTPEEVAEIIAGVIANPVAEIYTNPAHPPIARRYFEDVGEFERQAAAQMRGR
- a CDS encoding beta-ketoacyl-ACP synthase 3 → MPDAPREPTHVAGTGGYVPAGVLGNAEVAASAGVTEEWIVRRTGIRERRIAAPDEGAAAMAGHAAARALESAGMEARELGLVLVATSTPDHLTPPTACELQATLGAGRAACFDIEAGFAGWVYALITADALLRAGLAGHALVVGVEKLSTVTDRSDPATGPLFGDGAGAVVLSRGAGLLAVRSTSWWADGRLADALVRPAGGALQPFDRRVLEERSHLLRMEGTRLFKASVRTMAAQAAAALEGAGISVADLGLVVPHQANLRIIESLGREMDLPPGLAFVNIGRYGNTGAATIPLAFDEAVRAGRTADGRPTLLVSFGAGATAGAVVLGDARPGMP